TCTAATGTACAAGATAAAAAGATTAAATGTTTCAATGTATAAAAAACAGCCTTTTCAATTTCACTGGTGTAGAGCGGCTGTCCCACATGAAACACTTGGGCCAATTTTAAAGTTGCACCCAATCTTTATTTTACATGGTTAAAATGGCTAACAATACTGCCTTTCATACCTGGTGTTTTTGTACCACCTAGTTTCTTAATCAGAAGGCAATGCTACCCTCAAATGCCAGTGCAGTCCTAAAAATCTTTCTACACTTATAAAACAGTTTACAAATTAGACTGGTTACCTGTTAGTTCGATATGCAGCCAATCAACATGAATCAGAACAGAGCTGTTTGTATAAGCAGTGGTGAGGAGGAGTGGGAGTGCTGATTTTGCAAAAACAACGTTAAGATTTCTGTTTCTACTATTATTTACTGGATAAGCCCAACTATGCCAAGGACCATACAgacataattaaaaacacaaaaattatcgGAAAAAATGGTTCCAAAAAACGCCTGTAAATGCGATATTTTAAACATAAGGAGGTGGAGAATATTTATTAAAACCCACAAGTTCTTGAACACCAGAGGGCAACATGTATGGGCAGTATGTTTGCTAATGCACAGGATCTTAAACCCAAGGATGTTCAATCCAATTATGACTCAAGTTAGATGTGGGCTAAATATCTTATGTTCTGCATCAATGGAAATCAAATCATGAGGTGAAATGTTAGTTGCTAAGCTATTCAAATTAGACTTAAAATACAGTTACCAATTTACTTCATTAGATTTGTAACAAAAATAACAGACTCCAAACTTTGAAGTCTGAGGATAGATTTTCATGTAAAGCAGTTTCTCTTGTATCTTGTGGTCTTACATGGTGATCTCAGACTTGCTCTTTTTAACTACCTTCTCAACACTGCATACACTTCAGTCTCTTAACTGCAAGAATGAGGTGTCATCAGCGATGTGTCCCAAAACCTAAAGAGCACCTTGGCCACTATACTGTTTATTAAGCGGTTTCTTCCTTAGAAATATGTTGCATGTGTTGGTACTGCAAAACTACCACTTTAAAACCATAAAATAGTTCCACCATGTGCAAGAACAGAATAGATACCTGAAACACAGACAGCAATGTAAGTAATGCATCTGCCGAGGCATTTGTATGCTTAGTAGAGAGTGAAGTGAAAATCCTTGTAAGATCGCCAGCTGGCTTGTGGCAAAAAAAGTGCTGCCTGGTTTTCAAAAAAGGAAACTACAATATAAACATCAATTCACATCAATGAgaattcagtatattattaaggaaaataaaagaGACTTCAAAAAGTTAAACTATATATTGATTTCATCATAGCGAACTCTGCTACCTTGTCTACGTCAActtgaaatgtaaataatgaatgCAGACCTCATTTGCAGTGCAACATGTAATGCAgatgtttgtattatttggcatttgattcataaaagcagtgttaatgtttctgatgtgccatctattggaatgtcaaattcaatgcactttatgaaaatgtttgtgatgcaccatctcttGAAATGATAGACACAAAGCAACCAGATGGACTTGCGGACAGatacttatctttttattaaggtggctgTAGATGTGCACAGAGACAAACTGCCTTAAAGTCAGCACTTATCTCTTTCTCACATTTAACAGTATCACCTCTTGGGAGTAATATACTGTGTAAGAATGGCACATTAATCTTTTGCAAAAATTCCTCTGATGAAGAAAGAATACAGCaaacatgattttaaaaactgcaataCTTTTTCAACTCTCTCCGCATGGTATGAAAAAATCCTGTAATCTTTCAGAAAGTAACTTGAACTTTGCACATTTTGATGGAGCAATACTTGCcaatttttacttctaaaattgCTTTAGCCATGTCATGTTAGCTAAGGTACCACGATCATTATATGCAAACCTCTGCCAGGGCCGGTCAAAGTCatctagtatttatttattttgagcctCTGCATTTCAACTTAGGCTGAGTCCTTGGGATAATTGTCTTTCTGAAATTTAGTGTTCTGTCAGTGGCACGCACGGTTTAATCTCTCTCTACTTTTACCTTTTCCTCAAAcccaacaactactactactgctgctgaAAACCATACCCAAACATGCTGTTACCACCACACTTTATTGTAAGGGAATCACCCCAAAAGATAACACTTTTCACCAATTATCTGCAATATCTTTTAGGTGGTGTTCTGCAATTACTTAGGGCACAATTATGAGGCTACAGTACTTGTTCAGCCAAGACTTCTTCCTTGCCATTATGTGCAATAGACTGCTGATGCTgtatacacacatttctacaaTAAAACCTGGTTTTGCATCAAATGCCCTTGCTGTCTTCCAACCAAATTTGCCTAAATCAGCTCGTCCCTCTACAGTGATTAACTCTGAAGGATGTTTAATGTTGATACAATGGTTTGCACCCCACACATTTTTGCCCTGTCCATAAAAAGATACGACTTGCTTATAATACTCTTGCATCTTTGTGAGTGTTTCTTTAAAAGTTGTTACAATACTGTGGGACTTCAACACAGGCAGGAATTTATCCTCTTACATTAATAACACGTCAACACAGGCAGGAATTTATCCTCTTACATTAATAACATAAAGCAGGTGCTCTACTAACTCCCACAGAGGTGAAGCTCATCACAAGCATTTCTcccctgcagagataacagattGCCAAGCAAACTCTGGCATCCTTTTATAAGAAAAATCTCCATTTTATATCTTTTTGACATTTCCAGCTTTAGCATGGTGGGCAAAGCTTTATACATCACTAAGGaaagaaaacaattcattttaaaatttggcgTACAAGACAACAAGAAATAAGTACAAAATATAGGCTGCTCAATACTTTCTCAAGGCACAGTAATGTGCCTATAGAATGCAGAAAAGAAAGTAGGTGCAGATGCATATTTGCATTTTTAGTGTTGTCTTTTTATCCAATTAGGTCTGTCAGTTCCCAGTTAATGCTAATCAAGTCTTACTAATATTGCAATAATtctgaaaggaagaaaaaaaaatgaagtcctCTTGCATGTGACAAACTCATCAACGTTATTCTTTATTTCCAATTAATACATATCTTTGATCAGCAATCCTTACTGTTTGAAGTGCTAATTTCATCaataaattattttccttttgttcaaTTTACTCAGTCAAATATGTTCTGAGTGAAAAATAACAGCCAGAAAAATAGGATACCCCTAGCTTTAAGTAGTGCTTCAGTAAGGCTCAGGACACTAGTCCAACTCCTCTGATCTGCAATATGAAAATTCCAGCTTGTTAAAATCCAGATATACAATacagcattcatttttttcctttcacagcTCAGCTGATgtaggtcttcctttttcattaaaAGCTACATAAATGAGGATATaccgataaaataatttaaactacgGAAAACATGTACTTCTCTGATTACACGCTCACTCTGCTACAGAACTGTCGTAAATGACCTccctgattttatgttttttccattttaatgtgTAACAGTAGAACATGTGTACCTTTAATAAACATAATGGAACTAGTTTGGAAACCTGTGATCTAGAACcagcttccatttctttttttttttaatactgtaaagACGAAATTAGCTTAGTATCAGCAGCCCCATGGTAAAAAGTGGGCCTGTGAGGTAGAACGTGTCTCACAGCAGCTGAACATTACACTTCTCCAAAGTTAGAATGTCCTGTCTCCTTTGCATGTTCACGAGCTTCAGACTGTCCAACCAAACCTTTCTGACACACCATGCAGCGGAGAGAGAAGCGTTGCACATCAGTAAACTGACGCTTCTTTCTGGCTTCATCTGCCAGTTCTAATGCTTGTACAAGGATGATATCATCATTAGTTGAAAAGATCGTTTGTGGTGGAGCATCTGACCCTGCAATCACTTTTTGTAGGGGATCATAATGAATCCCATCATATATTAGTAGGACTCTCTTGGTATATCCTACATCTTCTCCAAACCGGTCCACCCTGAGTGTCTGAGTGTCCACCACACAGATTTCACACTGATAAAACTTGGACAATATTGAAATCTCTATTGCCCCTCCCCAAGTGTCATCACGTCGGATCCAAGTACAGTAATCTCTATTTGATTTTCCCAGCACTGCCTCAGAATATGATCGGGGGTCATTGGCCACTATTTGTGCAATAAGATTCCGCAATTCTGGTGCACAGGTTGGATCATAAACACCTCCTTCCACTACATAGAAAATGCTGGTAAACAAACAGGAGTTATCTGCAGGAACCACACGTCTAGCAAGGACAGGAGAGGAGTCATTCACCTGGATGCCAGAAGTTTTCGAGTCTCCAACGTTATgtgatgtcattttatttttctcctcttCGACAATCAGTGTGTCCCCTGCAacacaaaacaataattattgtaaaatgtGTAATTCTAAAGAAAAATGATGCAAGTTGGGTACCCCAAACAAATGGATATATGTCCTGCTATACATCAACAAAATAatagtatatttaaaataaaggcaacagagaatttagtttaaaaaaaaattaaataaaattaaaacttggTAGATTCCATGTAGCTATTAACAGTCTGATATTTGTGACgaataatgtaaaaattaaaatctgagtTATTTAATATATAGCACACCCCAAGcacttttttcacataaatgattgttaaaacattttgaataCTCTTTTTACAATACtgctcaaaatgaaaaaaaaatataaaccattaaagaaaatttaaatctAAAACCTGAAATGGCAATAATGTCTAAGTATTCAACAGCCCtatttcaatacttggttgaaccACCTCTAACAGTTAGTACAGCAACTAATCTTGTTATCACTTCATCTCCTCTTACAAATGCATGACATAACTAGTTAAATCTCATCTGATCATTAATGTTATTTTGCTCTCCAAGGATCTATTTCTGAACTAACTCCATATTTGGATAAAACTGGCAGTaatgagcatgtgtgtgtgtataattattatatatatatatatatatatatatatatataaactattaaaaaattaaaagtccaaaaattgaaatgtaggcAATCTGTAGGTCATCCAACGACCCATTCAGTAGTTGGTTTAACCCCCTTTCGCAGCTCTTACAGGATGGATTCTTTTTGGAGAAAACTTTATTAAGTTTACACAACGTGATGGAAAAGATTTGTGAATTCTTGTTGGTTGGGGAGTAGCAGTGCAGCGTAATTTTAGGTTGTGCCACAAATGTTCGATGGGATTTTGGACAAGACTGGACCAGCCAAGCTTAAAGcacatacattttattcattttaagataactTTTTGCTGCTCTGGTAGTGTGCTTTTGGCTATTGGCCTGTTGGAAGACAAGCGTCCCCTCCAGTTTAATCTTTCTGGCAGAGGGCAATTACATGCTTAATATACAGCAGCAAAAATTCAGTCAAATCTTTATAGCGTCTTCAAGTGATGCTTTGCAAGTTCTTGGACACCCCTACCCAAACACATTGTAGAAAATGTCTACAATACTGTTGGGCTTCAACAAGGTTTGGGGGTGGgtgcatttatatttaaattagtaAAGAACAGGTGGTCCACACATTTTCTACTCAGGTGGAGACCAACAACAAATTAGGTGAGTTGGTAAGTTAATATCCTATTACCTGAGCAAAATGAcccttatatttacaaaaggcagGAAAAACTTTCAAATCTCACAATTCTAATTTGCCCTTTTTAGCAAATTATTGGATTTTGTCTTGGAGGTAGAAAACCTTTTCTAGGCATGGTGTATAAAAATGAttatatcagtttttattttctaaagtgGCATATGCTCTATACAACTTGAACTTAGGAAAGACATGAATCAGGAACACTGAGACAACTTTAACACCCTTTGTAGTGCTTTATGTTCCTGAGATCAAGTTTAGCAgtcattaaaaagcaaaaaacaaaaaaaaaacacaaaacaaaaaacacttgaaATGGGAGATCTTTCTTTAAAACTTTTCAAagtattttaacatattgctCAGTACTGGGGAGAAATCAAGAAACTAAAAGTTAAGCTTTTGATGTGTCACACGAAATATAACATCTTTACTTCAGATTGCACTGTTCCACTCCAACAATCTTAAAAACGTTTGTGATCAGAGATGACTTAAATGTATGGTGAAATCAAACTGTAAAAAATCAACAGCAGAACTCATGGCTATGTTTAATAATGaaagtaagaacatttccacatgcacaatgcAAACAGAGTGAAACTAATCGGAAAAAAGTTTCAGTTTGCTAGGGaacataaagattggactctggagcaatggaaaaaggtcatgtggtctgatgagtccagatatACCCTGTTCCAGaatgatgggcgcatcagggtaagaagaaaggcagatgaagtgatgcacccatcatacCTAGTGCCTATTGTACAAACCTGTGGGGGCAGTGTCAAGATCTGGGGTTGCTTCAGTTGGTCAGGTCTAGGTTCATCAATGTAATGTGCCCAGAAAAATGAGATCAGCCAACTCCCTGAATATACTGAATAACCAGGTTTTTCTTTGCTGATGGCACAGGCATATTCTAAGGTGACAATTCCAAGATTCAACAGGCTCAAATGAAAGAGTGGTTCAGAGAACAGGAGACATTATTTTCACACATGGCTTActcaccacagagtccagacttTAACCCCATttagaatctttgggatgtgctagAGAACACATGAGGCAGCGATCCAACTCTCctatgaaaaatgaatgcaactcTGGACTGAAATAAATGTTGTGACACTGCATAAGCTTATTGAAACGATACCATGGCGAGTGCGTGCTGTAATCAAAGCTAAGGGCTGCCAACGAAATATTAGTGTGCGTGAGTTTTTTATCGCCAAGCAGTGTATAAGCAATAAAATTACAAGTTAAGTAactaatatacatttaattaccTTTCTTTAATCAAAACAATGGCCAAAAAATAAGCAGTATACTGATTAAATCCAAAGAAAACACTTCACATAAGTCAACAATACCCAAAAATGTTTCAGACAAAAGACTAATTTGGTGAAGTCAAAGAAAAAGTGACCAAgtaaaatgaaacactgcaatAATAGCACTAAGTAACCAAACttcagtttttgcaaatttgcaaGCTCCAGTGAGGATATACATTATGGGTGAAAATTTTTTAGAagacatcagtttttccacaaatttaatcagctgaaatacaatgaatgacctaaaatggtgaaagggTTAGCAGTAAAGTGCTAGAGGTTTATATCGAAAGTTTAGgttacaaaaaactaaaaaaaaagttaatttcaaaatattacaaatggggcttctttagggaacaactaatagattacaacctacagatgttttgTAGCAGTTAAAGCAAATGAAGCCTTGCATgtggaagcaaacaatttgcacaggtgtcccaacttctgttgctTACTTAAAAACTCTCTAGTCTTAAAAtaaagttggaacagactgtgttactacaccttctgaagtactacttggacaatattatactggcatagaacaaataaacaatagcaaatacaaaaataagtcaaaaaatcattaagtgtacaaattttttctaatttttgattcatcaaagtagccaccttttgctgatataacagccaaactgtggtaaaccttttgattcagaaggccagtcactctgtgcaagtcaccaacccTGCCTCCAgtaaaagaaccccagaccattgcatttcctcctccatgtttgacagttggtatcACACACTTAGGAACCATCCTATGATTAATTCGACAACTTACAAACACTTTGTGTGATGAACCGAAGACTTCAAATTTTGATTGattggtccaaagacatgcaggttaggtgcattggcgatcctaaattgtccctaatgtgtacttggtgtgtgtgtgtgtgcagctgggattggctccagcagactcccgtgaccctgtgttaggatatagcgggttggataatggatggatggatggatggacggtccataaaaatctttcattt
The sequence above is drawn from the Erpetoichthys calabaricus chromosome 3, fErpCal1.3, whole genome shotgun sequence genome and encodes:
- the yod1 gene encoding ubiquitin thioesterase OTU1 gives rise to the protein MLRLRCKAKNGTHLMQGLTTLSCVHELKDKVAELTGIPCEVQKIMVGFPPSSLDLSNGDAYLRDFPIKSGDTLIVEEEKNKMTSHNVGDSKTSGIQVNDSSPVLARRVVPADNSCLFTSIFYVVEGGVYDPTCAPELRNLIAQIVANDPRSYSEAVLGKSNRDYCTWIRRDDTWGGAIEISILSKFYQCEICVVDTQTLRVDRFGEDVGYTKRVLLIYDGIHYDPLQKVIAGSDAPPQTIFSTNDDIILVQALELADEARKKRQFTDVQRFSLRCMVCQKGLVGQSEAREHAKETGHSNFGEV